Genomic segment of Myxococcus stipitatus:
CGGCAGATTGGCAAGGCGGAGGACTCGCCGCTGTATCAGCAGCTCACCACCAAGGTGAACCGGCTCATCAACCCGGAGCGGGTGGGCTCAGATGACATCCGCTGGCTCCTGCGCGAGGGCGGCGAGCGCGAGCCCCGCAAGGTGCTGGAGCAGTTCGCCCGGTGGATCCGGCGTGGAGAGATGGTCTGCTACCGCACCGGCTACGACTTCAAGCGCGGCTTCGAGAAGATTCAAATCCCCATGGCCATCATCTTCGGGGACATGGACCCGCTGGCCTCGGTGGAGTCGACGCGCAGCGTGTATCGCGCGGCCAAGAGCGAGTACCTCCTCTGGCGGCCCGTCAAGGGCAACAGCCACATCGAGCTGACGATGGGGCACGACATCCGGCAAATCTGCTACGACATCAAGAACCTCATCGAGTACGCCCGGACGCACCGCCACCGTTCGCCGGCCCTGCCGCGCCTGCGTTGAAGGGCCGTCCGGCTGGAAAGTTGGAGGGAAAGGCACGCGTGCTACCATCCGTGCCCTCTGTCAACGTGAACGGGAGTGGTTGATGAAGGCCTCAGCGGTGTGGCTGCTCGGCGTGGTGCTCGTGCCCTTCTGGGCGCTCGCGCAAGCCCCGGCGAACCTGAACACCATCACCAGCGTCCAGGTGAATGGCGGGACGGTGACCATCACCGGCTCGAAGAAGGCGAACTTCACCACGTTCACCATGACGGACCCGCCGCGGCTCGTCATCGACATCTCCGAGGCCGTCTTCTCCGACGTCCCCGAGGAGACGCCGGTGGGCAATGGCACGGTGACGGGCATCCGCACCGCCAGCTACGGCTCGGATGAGTCCGCCATCGCCCGTGTCCTCATCGGCTACGAGCGCGAGGTGGAGACCGACATCCAGGCCACCGACAGCCAGCTCGTCATCAAGGTGGTGGGCGGCGCGGGACAGGCCGTGGCCCAGGCTCCGACCGCCGCGGAGAAGCCCACGACGGATGGCTCCGCCGCCCAGGCCGCCGCCCGCGCCGAGGCCGAGCGTCAGGCCCAGGAGAAGGCCACCGCCGAAGCCTCCGCTCGCGCCGAGGCCGACCGCCAGGCCCAGGAGAAGGCCGCCGCCGAGGCCACCGCGCGGGCCCAGGCCGACGCGGAAGCGGAGAAGGAGCGCCAGCGTCAGCGGGATGCCGACGCCCGCGCCGAGGAGCAGCGCTCCGCCCAGGCCGCCGCCGACGAGCGCAAGCGCCAGGAAGAGGAGGCCCGTGCCTCCGCCCAGGCCGCCGCCGACGAGCGCAAGCGCCAGGAAGAGGAGGCCCGTGCCTCCGCCCAGGCCGCGGAGGATGAGCGTCGTGCCTCCGCCCAGGCCGCCGCCGACCAGAAGAAGCGCGAGCAGGAGGAGTCCCGCGCGGCCGCGAAGACCGCGGCGGACGAGAAGCGCGCCGCCGCGCAGGCCGCGGAGGAGGAGCGCCGCGCGTCGGCCCAGGCCGCGAAGGATGAGAAGCGCGCCGCCGCGCAGGCCGCGAAGGAAGAGGCCGCCGAGGCCCGCCGTCAGCGCGAGGAGGAGGCCCGCGCCGAGCGTGAGCGCCGTCAGCAGGAGCGCCTGGCCATGGCCACGCCCCGCGAGCGCCGTGAGGTGGCCAGCGGTGGTGGCCCGGCCGAGGTGTCGTCGCGGCGCAAGACGATGACGCTCGTCGGGTTCCAGCAGCAGCCGGGCGCCTCGCGTGTCTTCATCCAGACGAACGAGCCGGCGCGCTACACCGTGAGCGAGCAGGGCACGGCGGTGGTGCTGGAGCTGGAGAACAGCCGCATCGACCTGAGCAACAACACGCGCCCGCTGGATACGTCCTACTTCAACTCGCCCGTCACCAAGGTGGAGGCGGACGCGGATGGCCGCAATGTGCGTGTCACCATCCAGCTCCGGCAGAACGCTCCGGTGCAGGCGCGGCAGGACGGCAACGTCATTTCGTTGGATTTTCAGCGCACGGCTCGGTGATAAGGGCCCGCGCGCGGCCGTGGCGCGGCATACCCTTCGCCCCTGAATGAGCCTCTTCGTTCCGCTCGCCGCTGCGCTGTTGATGTCCACGGCGCAGTTTCCGCTCGCCACCCAGGTTCAGCTCCCCTCCGGCGAGACGGTGGAGCTGGCGGCTGACTTCCTCACCTACGAAGCCGACAAGCAGCTGCTCACCGCGCGCGGCCACTGCGAGCTGCGCACCGGCGAGATGCTGCTGCGCTCGGACGAGGTGACCTACGACGAGGCGAACCAGGTGGCGACAGCCACCGGCAACGTCATGTTCGTGGGGCCGGGTGGCATGGCCGCCGTCGCCGACGACGTGCGGGTGGACATCCGCAGCTTCGAGGCCACGCTCAAGGGCGGCCTCTTCATGCAGAAGAAGGGCGTCACCCAGGAGGCGATGCTCGCGGCGAAGAACCCCGAGGAGCTTCGCTCGATGGGGGAGACGCCCGTGATTCTCAGCGGCTCGCGCATCCGCCGCACGGGCCCCAACGCCTTCGTGGTGGATGACCTGGCCTTCACCCCGTGCGAGTGCGGCCCGGGTGAGCCAAGCTGGCGCATGGAGGCCAGCTCCGCCAACGTCGTCCTGGGCGAGCGCGCCACGCTGTCCTGGCCCGTGGTGTATGTGCAGTCCGTCCCCGTCTTCGCGCTGCCGTGGGTCTACCTGCCCCTGTCCGAGCGGCGCACGGGCTTCCTCATCCCCAGCCCGACGGCCTCGGGCCTCAATGGCTTCAGCGTGCAGCAGCCGTTCTTCCTCACGCTGGGGCGCAGCTACGACCTGACGATTACACCGGGCTTCTATTTGGGGTCGGGCGACGACAAAGACATCCGGTTCTACGACTCGGACCCGGCTCCCGGCCCTGATGCGGTCACGTTGTCGGAGTACAGGCTGCCTCGGAACGTCGGTGTGAAGGGCCCGAGGTTGCTCACGGAGTTCCGCTACGTGCCCAGTGAGCGGACCCGCGGACGTGTCACCCTGGGAGTGCTGCACGACTCGCGGCCCTTGCGCGACCCCAGGACGGGCGATTTCTATTTCTACCCCACGCCCGAAGGGGAGGTTCCGCGCCTCGTCGATGAACGGAGAGGTTGGCGGGGTGAGGCGTCGTGGCAGCACCTCCAGGACCTGGGCTCGGGCTGGTTCGACCGGGTCGACGCGGCGTTTGTCTCGGACGGCTTCTACACGCGAGACCT
This window contains:
- a CDS encoding AMIN domain-containing protein — translated: MKASAVWLLGVVLVPFWALAQAPANLNTITSVQVNGGTVTITGSKKANFTTFTMTDPPRLVIDISEAVFSDVPEETPVGNGTVTGIRTASYGSDESAIARVLIGYEREVETDIQATDSQLVIKVVGGAGQAVAQAPTAAEKPTTDGSAAQAAARAEAERQAQEKATAEASARAEADRQAQEKAAAEATARAQADAEAEKERQRQRDADARAEEQRSAQAAADERKRQEEEARASAQAAADERKRQEEEARASAQAAEDERRASAQAAADQKKREQEESRAAAKTAADEKRAAAQAAEEERRASAQAAKDEKRAAAQAAKEEAAEARRQREEEARAERERRQQERLAMATPRERREVASGGGPAEVSSRRKTMTLVGFQQQPGASRVFIQTNEPARYTVSEQGTAVVLELENSRIDLSNNTRPLDTSYFNSPVTKVEADADGRNVRVTIQLRQNAPVQARQDGNVISLDFQRTAR